The DNA region TCCCAGGTGGAAGCAGGCTGTAAACAGGTTGTCGACacaaaagaaatacaggaagtaACTTAAAAAGATAACTTGGGGACTAAAATCTCTGCGGTCTGGGTGACTGGCTGTGTTCTGCAGTTTATAAACTGGTGGCCGGTGGATGCAGCAGCCGGGTATTTACGGCCGGGATCTCTCGAGCCTCAAATTtggactcatcagaccaaaGTAGAGGTTTTTCACTGGTCTAATCCCCATTCCTTGTGTCCTGGCCTCTTTCTGTTTCTATTCAGCAGTCTGACTGTGAATGTCTGCATCACACAGTCTGCTCTGAACAGTCAACGCTGAGATTTGTCTGCCACATAAGGAGCTGTTAACCGGCGATTTCAGAGGCCGGCAGCTCTTAATGAAGCTGACCTCGGCGACCAACTTGGCCCAATCCTTCCACAGTGCAGTGTTAAGGCGTTCCCTTCCTTTCAGGGATCAAGGAGTAGTGTTCCTGAAGGACATTTGGGTGCCCAGGTGACCTCTACTCCTTGACCGCCAAAGGAAAAGGTGCAACTGGGTTTCGGTCAAGAGAGACAGTCGATTCCATCAAAGCATTTGATGGATTTTGCAGCTGAAACTTAAGACACAATCAAAGTTCTTTCCCGTAAAAGTAATGATGGGCGTTTCTCGGATTACAGCATTTTCCTTTATTCTAACACTATCTTCACACAAAACAAATGACAGTAAAAAGGCAACACCTGTTAATTTGAAAGCTTTCCAGCTAATAACCTCTGGAAATTAATGATTTAATTGGATTTATTTCATAGTCGGGATACATTCTCATAAACATAGAGAGAACATTATACTTGCTGttgggaacacacacacactctccacTCTTTTGTATGAATACACCACATTGATACATCAGCAAGGGAGATTCCAGTGGAAAAAACTACGGCCGGGCAGCGATTAAAaggtttaatctaattaatcacatgatttccctgattaatcacatgattcccctgattaatcacgattaatcgcatttgtacgcaaaatccaaaagaattcaaaagtagtgtatagcttttagcatttagttatCATGTGTATATTAGtttccatatgaatgaaagtgccataacatttgttgtgcaaacacacttttaacatcagcatctttctgtagtttttatgtagaagcctcgctccactgtctgtttccttgaatgacttgctgctatcagttgtgtgttttgcctttaagtgatattttagactggaactactacggtgagaagacaattcaacttggcagtgtttacagatgactttggttctgtcgactccgccgtctggaagaactttaaaatgaaaatggccgagtaaaagttccgtacccttctccaggtttggtggatccgccgattactttcttttccagttctgcagcagacagcaacagacttttacaaaataaaagcctgtgagcaacagacttgtgcaataatagaataaataataaaacaggggtagtccgtggcgtagtgggttgagcaggcgccccctGTACAAGAGGcaacagtcctcgctgcagctggccccggttcgagttccgcatcggacggccctgtgctgcatgtcgttccccctctctcggccaaaatgtttaatttttaaaaaattttaattgaaaaataaataaataaatttgataaataaattaaacctgcgttaatgcgcgataaaatatttatcagcgttaaataattaacaagttaaagccataataacgagttaactcgcccagccctagaaaaaacacaaccctcAAGCCCAGTCTCTGAGAAAATAAGTTTATTAtccaaataagcaaaaaaagtAAACAGCGGGTTCACGGTTCTAATTATCAGGGAGAAAATTAATATAGTTATTAGTGATTTACAGACAAATTAAGTTGACATTATTGTCACACAGCACATATGTTTAAACACACATTATTTACTGTACAGATGCAAAGAGCTAAAGGTAGAAGTGAGCTTGATTCCCACTAAGGCACTCAGAAGAAATGCACGACCATCAGCGTGCACTTAACCACAATTTTCGGTTATTTCACAAAGTCACGTTTTCTTTTTACCACACGTTGACTGAACAGATTGAGTGTGTAGTTTCACCTCCAATATGAAGATACGGTTGAAAACAACACTCGACCTGTGTCAATAAGGACTGTATACTGTAGAGGTGGCtgtaaagagacagaaacaacAGCAGCTTCCAAAAATATCTGGTCGTTTGCTTCGTTAGAAGATAGACGGTGATGCAGCATCTCAGAAGTCTACAAACCTGACAATGCACCAGTAAAAGACAAACTACTTTGGCTGAAACACATTCTTCTTACGTGGAAGAATAAGAGGACGGGTAAGATAATCAAACCCCACTTTATGCATCAAAGCATGACATTTAAGGGAATAACACTTAAGCACAGTCTGGAAAAAACACTAACGTTAGGCAAACATGCAACCCTGTTTCCCAATGGAGATGGTATAAAATGATCTCTTCTTTTAATTCTCTGTCAGTGTTTAAGAACTGAGGCGACCAATTGATTTCGTTTAAAAGAGAGATCCTCTGTTTCCATTGAAAGTTGATCACAGTTTTGGAGCCATGCTGCTCTAACGAGTGCAGAAAACCTGTAAATATAGACGTAGATATGGACGTTGGCCATGGTATGAGCACTCATGCAGAGGTTTTTCAAAGTGTGAGGCAGGCCACGATAATTTCAAGGGAGACTCATTGAGTGAAGGTGAGTAAATATTACATTAGTTCCCAAAGGAGCAGATAAATCCTGGTGGAATTTGACTGTTTTTCCAAAGTCATACACCTGTAGGCTAAATGGCTTCTAATTGACCATTTATGAGAAAAACAAGTTTGAGTCCTTAGGGGTCATTTACTGTCTAAGACATCTCTTAGCATCATGGCTGCtcacttttaaatgatgctCCATCTTCTTCAGAATGAATGCAGCATCCTCTGAATATCATTCTGATAGTTTTAACTAGAATTTGTGGATGTTCAGGGTTTTTTCTTTTAGCTACTTTTAATATAATCCTACCTGAGGACTGCATGTTATTGCATGTTATTACTCTTAAGtgtttgttttatgttatttttagCACATTGTTAGCATTATGTAGCCATGCGCCTGTCCCAACTTCTTTGAAACACCTTGCTGgtatgaaatgaaaaattaGCTCATATTTaagaagtttttaaaaaaagataaaaagaaaagctttgcTTTAATTTCTGGTCGTCTTCTGTCATATAATCCTGTAATGGCAACAAATACTAACATATTTGGTTAGCTGTAGGAAGCTAGCAAATTAAGCTAACTGTCGTTACAAAAGCTGCTTGATAATATTGTTTCTAGCTGtatttatataatttattttcagACAAAAATCCCCAGAGACATCTTTAAAAACCACTTGATGGCTATATGTTTTAAATAATACGATGCAAAAGGACTGAAACTGCATCTCTAAGGAAGAAGCTAAAAATGAGCTCGTTAGCTTTGCTAATAACACTGTTATTACTCTTACTACTCTTCTAAATCCTTGAATTTTAAAATAGCTCAGGCCTGATAAGCTGTGATTGTACAGATGATGTTCTGGGTTTTAACATATTATTTTCAAGAAAATTAAATAAGTATAATCATCATAAACAGTTTTCAAGGTATCATTCATAAGCAGCCCACAGCACCATTTAAACACCTGTCCCTTTTTTGAGAAATTAAGGTATATTAGTGTTAAAAGTAACACATCATGCGTGAAGAATGTATGTAATGTACTTTTAAAGTGTGATCTATTGGAAATCTAGAGGAACAAAGGCTTTTTAGTGCTTCTTGCCATGATGCAATCATTTTCCCAGCCTCTTTGCTACGTCCTTGTAGGCTAGTTCGATTTCCACGTCAGCTGCACATGTGTTGGTGAATTCGTCTCTGATGTAGGCGTTACCAAGGTAACGCCACACACCTTTGAAGTCAGATGGGATGTCATAGTTTCTGTATTTCTTTGCAACAACCTGCCAGAAACAAGTGATTGGAAAGTTGTTGTCAGAGCCAAGTACAAGATCAAATGAATCCAACCGAAAGAAAGGAACCACAGCGGAGCCAGTTACCTTGACAACGTGAAGTTTGGGAAGAAGGTTGCAGTCAGACAGTGTCAGTTCATCTCCGTCAAGGTATTTGCGGGTTGATACGTCGTCGCCCCTGTGGTGGCCCTGAACCTCATCGGGGAGTGGACTCATGAGGTATTCGTCCAGCTTAGCCAGGGCCTTGTTTAGAGTCTGCTCCAAGGCTTCAACAAAAGATACAGTTCACAAGATCTTCTGTTAAAATATTCAAATCTGTGAGTGAAACTGAACTCTGTATGAAATGGGTTTTGATGCAGCGTTATCACCTCTATTTTTATCTGGTCTTGTGTTTTTGACATAAGCTGAGAACTTGGCGAATATGTCATTTCCTGCCGTGTTGGATTCGTGGTTCTTTGCTGCAAGTTTTGGATACCTGGAGAAGAAACGTGTCAGCATTGGGTCAGGATGCTCAATCCCTTtcgttctgagtgtgtttgtgtgtgtgtgaggtagagatgggaccaagtcacacatgtgcaagtctcaagtaagtcccaagtatttttttcttgggcaagtcaagtcctgtaacaggtcaagtcaggtcaccttattattgcaattttacctgcagaatctgatcttaataaagtgaaaacacaagatataagtaactgtcagtaaacatcattggccaatgtgtccaacctgtccaccccgtatcatatcaagctaacgttagctaactaccgactaggctaacaggataatattagctaatttgacgaccACTTattggtcagaatggatcttcaaatgaagaacaaagttggaagttgtcgtctggctgtctgagatgttgatgccgcatgtcttgcactgtgctgttcgtcttttgccgtcaaaacggtaattacgaaagccgaagacaatgaTTCTCGGTgcccctcccgctgacatgttgatgcatatctgatatgagtttatgagggcatgactgattgacagggtagggatccaatcatgacgccattctcagcctgcgctcctaccgggtaatcgatattattcttttaattaatttcatattcaaactgaaaacatgaactgaataacactcaagtcattcaagtcctcgtgtctcaagtcaagtcaagtgcagaatctttaacttccaagtccgagtcgagtctcgagtcttttattttttgtcaagtcaagtcacaagtcatcaaaacagagactcgagtccaagtcacagtgactcgagtccccatctctggtgtgAGGCCTACTTTGGTGGAGCCAGCTTCTCCTCCAGGTATTCCTCTATTTTGTTGACGTCAGTTAGAACCTCCCCCTGGAAGGTGAGGAAGGGCGGGTGTGTCCCTGGAGCCAGGTTGTGGAGATCGGCTGGTTTCCTGATCAGAAGTGAATAATAAATCGTTGTTTTTAAACGTTTCTATTATTTCTATACACTTGGCAAAGATGCACCTAAACCCAAAGCATAATCTAAAGAACCCAACATTTTGTgatttgtcatattttacatgatattgTATTGATAGACTGTAAATCCATGAACCTCGTGCACCAGATGGTTTGTGTTACAGAACCACCCTGGAAAGAAACAATTTTCTGTATGCACCAAAAAATATTTAGCAGGAGATTTGTCTCAACCAAACTTCTTCCTGTCAGAGGAACCGAGCAGAACCAGTGGATCAACCAGTGGCTCAACCAGTGGCTCAACCAGTGGCTCAACCAGCGGCTCAACCAGCGGCTCAACCAGCGGCTCAACCAGCGGCTCAACCAGCGGCTCAACCAGCGGCTCAACCAGCGGCTCAACCAGCAGCTCAACCAGCAGCTCAACCAGTGGCTCATAGCCGTCATTACAGGTCACTGCTCGGTCAGCTTGGAGCGTGACAAGATGGATTTTCCCATAATTGTGATTTTGAGATTCTTATGACAATccaatttaaaaacacacaacttACTATATCTTAAAATGAACACatttgtgtatttatattttcatATCAAGGTTTTGAAGGTTAATTGAGTGGAATATCTGAGAAATTGGATGGCAATGTTCTGTTTCCTTCAATGagtttttttccaaaatgaaACACAATTTGTGCTGAGATCACTCCTCAAATGAATCGACAAATCTTTTGACCAAAACTAAAagttttctctcccaaaaagacaaGGAGaaactgtaatgctcttttaactggacttcccaaaaagagcattaaacatctgcagctcatccagaacgctgctgctggagttttaacccggactaagagatctgaacacatcacagcagctttaaaatctttactctggcttccagtcagtcacagaatagattttaaaagcctgctgatggtttacatctgtgatatgttcagagaatataaacccagcagagctcttagatccaaggactcaggtcagctggtccagtccagagtccagactaaacatggagaagcagcatttagctgttatgctgcaaacaagtgaaacaaactgccagtggagattaaactttcaccaaatggagacatttttaaatccaggttaaaaacatttcttttctcatgtgtctatgcatgaaatctgcacggtatcttttaatttatctggactgttgcttgtttttaatcattttaattcattctaattattttatttgtttctctttatgttttttcatgtatttttaatgcttcttccactccctgctgcaatgcttttatttcatgtaaggcactttgaattattttgtacataaaatgtgctATAGGCCtacaaattaaaaaatgtaaatattttgtctagggctgtgactcgatataaaatttttaatcgagttaactacaggctttgaaattaattaatcgaaattaatcgcattttaatcgcatatactttatcctttagaaaattaacattttcaacaatatttcaacaaacacagaacatatccctatttgaaatctgaatgtagcatgcatgaaaacacagcatatagaatcttggatgttaagctgcgttgggcccccgttagcttccacgctagctgctacatgtttagcgttgaggtgatatttgaggcttgatacgctgcggtgatacgcgaattccttgttgcataatctacacacaaccacgctcttgtcgacgcttccatccgtctgtatttaaaaagataaaagaattaaaaaattaaaaaattaaaaaaattaaaaattaaaaattaaaaattaaaaattaaaaattaaaaattaaaaattaaaaattataGTGtccgattaaaatgcgttattttttttaacgcgctaatatgtgtttagttaattaatcgaaattaacgcgctaaagtcccagccctaattttgtCACATCTGCATAATGACACAGGTGACCTAACCACAGATCTGACAGTGATGTGAAACTGGAAAACCGGAGCCAATTTTTTGACCATTCACTCTGAAATCGAAACAAGGTGTTGGGTTCCAACAAGACTGGTATTTGGTGGAATAACCCACCAGAGGTCCAGATGTAAACCTTGCAGAAACCTTCTGTGATTTGCTGACCAGCAGGTTTGACAACATACACTCCAAATGCTTACCTGCTCTGGACAGACCTGACAACCATTCCTTAGAACCAGTCGAGACGAAGAGATTTGTTATAGTCGTTGATGGAAGACACACTCACAATAAAGCATATCAGTATTGTCCTGTAACTTTTAATTTTTAGAATATTTTCAGCTTTAATTCTACTCTACAAAAATGTTTTATCTGAAGAACAGCATGTTCTGTTTAACCAATTGCTAAGAGAAAGGATTTGTTATTTTAATGGTGGTTCAAGTGGACATCATCGTCCTGAAGGGCCCAAAGACAGCTCCTACAACTACAACTACCTCATTACTGTATCTAAAAGGCAGCTTCAGATGTGTTTACCTGATTGTCTAATGTCTAATGTGATATATTAGAATCATGCATTAGatacataaacacacacttttACCTCTTTAAGTCAACTGTGGTGACATTGAAGACAACTCCTTTAAGCCACAGGATCATGAAGAGGCGCTGGGAGAAGGGACAGTTTCCAATGCTCTCCCCATCACTTCCAGCCTgtaaacacacaaagacacacacacaaacacagtgaaacaCTTACACTGACCAGAAATACCACAAAACCGTCTGTGGGACTATTTGTAATGCAACACGTAGTGAAAGGGACACTCGAACAAGCTGTACACACTCATTAATAACGTGGAAGCAGAACAGACTCCATGCGAACTGGTTACTGACAAATAATCAAACCAGTGTGattgtagaaaagaaaaattgtTGTCTTTTTTCAAGGAGCAGATTTAAGATTGTTTCTGTGTGCATGCAACGTTCCAGCACAGTgggatgaatgtgtgtgtgcgaaGCTGCAACAGGACACTGTAACGCAACACTAAGTCCAACATGAATAATCCACACTGCCTCCATTAGCTGCCTCACTGCTCATTTCAACCTGTGGGTCCTACACACTGTAGCAACGTGTCTCAGACATAGAAACCCATACACAGAAAGTCTCTGCCCTACCACGTGCATCCACTGTAACACTTCATTTATACAATTCCCAAATAAGCAAGTGTATAACTTGTATTTAATCTTTCTAAAACTTACAAACCAGATAAAGATTAATGAAGCGTATCGACCTGGGATGCTCTGGTTGTGAGACTCGCAGCCGATACCACTGTTAAAGATAAGGATTTGACTGATGGTATTCATTGTTTTCGtcatttattttccctttaaagCCTGAGAGACGATGAAATATGGATTATAAAAATAACTGAAGACTGCCTTAACAGAAATGTATCAAAAAGCCTTTATTTTAAACCTTTCATGAAAAGATAAGACTTTTTAGCCTGTTAAACCATTACAAACTCAGACTTTCTAGTACTTGCATAGCCCCACTATTTTTGTGCCAAATCTTTTTCAGTTTCGGCCAAAGTCAAAGCaacaaacagaacagaagaGATAAATATCAACCACTGTAATAGGTTGACATTTAGCTTCTTGCCACATCAGCCAATAAATCCACACATAACTGATATTTCTATGCAGCTATGGCTACCACATGTAAGCAAATTAGTAAAGCTGTCAAAGTTAGATTATCCATGAGGAATAGATATTTTAAAATCAGTTAAACATGAACTACTTGCTTATACAACAGCATTATGCAGCCTAAATTCAAAATTATCCGAAAAAGTTtgcaaaaacacttcaaaacacaaaaaaaattgcTAGTTAGTTAGCTTTGACAGGGCAGATAACATGCGCGATTCTCTGTTAATAGAGCTTTCAATTTAAACAGAAGCCAGAATTGATCAGTTCCCAGTCGAAAGAAAATTATAATAAATCAGCTTCAACATGTAATTTAAGTCAGATTTCCGACTCTAAAACATGGAGGAACTTAACAAGCCCCAATCCCAAAATCCAACATTGCTCCCCTGGGCATAAAAGAGGGTGATGGATACATACAGTTTATTAGAAAATCTGTAATTAGTTGCACACAAAATAGAGTCCATGCTTTTTCTGTGAACACATTGCTGTGTTTCTATTCACAAAATACAccatgtcaggacaggctgattaAAAGATacattctaatcactttttattgCTCGCTCGGGGTGTCGCGTGACACCAGCGTGACGATTTTGTCGcgagtgattctattggttcagaatcCAAACCAATCAAATAAGATATAAGATCGATAatctaatcactttttatcgCTCGCTCGCGTCGCTGTATGTCAGGACGGTGTGTTTATGCTTTGTTATTAGCCTATAATGCTAACGTTAGTTAGTTTTGTCATTAAGTTCCAACTGAAACCCAGTTAGCACAACTGTGACGTCATTCCCAGCTCCAAGTCCCAGCTTCTGAGGCTAATGGAAAACAGAATTAGGTGCCAATTACCGACTGTAAACTATCTCAGCTCATAATCCTCATAAACTAAAAGGTTGTTTgaatcattatttatttttttatatgacTGAACAAATTAGATTTAATATGTTAGTCACAAGTCGTTTTctctgttaaaaaaacaaacaaaaacccaTTTTTAATGTCAATTCAAACCCAAACATATCAAagatacatttattttcattggctAA from Odontesthes bonariensis isolate fOdoBon6 chromosome 11, fOdoBon6.hap1, whole genome shotgun sequence includes:
- the clic5a gene encoding chloride intracellular channel protein 5a, with the protein product MTDTATEEDKDPDIELFVKAGSDGESIGNCPFSQRLFMILWLKGVVFNVTTVDLKRKPADLHNLAPGTHPPFLTFQGEVLTDVNKIEEYLEEKLAPPKYPKLAAKNHESNTAGNDIFAKFSAYVKNTRPDKNRALEQTLNKALAKLDEYLMSPLPDEVQGHHRGDDVSTRKYLDGDELTLSDCNLLPKLHVVKVVAKKYRNYDIPSDFKGVWRYLGNAYIRDEFTNTCAADVEIELAYKDVAKRLGK